In Nanoarchaeota archaeon, one DNA window encodes the following:
- a CDS encoding Trm112 family protein — MPTPKDLLEIMACPKCKGDIEEERMFITCAKCKLAYPVLDGDIPDMLIEDAWPLEKAEKAKFKHEIKM; from the coding sequence ATGCCAACACCAAAAGATCTTCTTGAAATCATGGCCTGCCCGAAATGCAAGGGCGATATTGAGGAAGAAAGGATGTTTATAACTTGCGCGAAATGTAAATTGGCATATCCTGTGCTTGACGGAGATATTCCCGATATGCTTATTGAGGACGCATGGCCGCTTGAAAAGGCCGAGAAAGCAAAGTTCAAGCACGAGATAAAGATGTAA
- a CDS encoding deoxyhypusine synthase: MAKTIDIEDRASTKKLVKSESVKGSPICGYDFNKGVDYADIIKSFSTTGYQASHFSEAIKLVNKMIDEKATIFLGYTSNMASSGLRDIFRYLIQHKKVDVVVTTAGGIEEDIMKCFGDFILGDFRASGSALHKKGINRIGNIFVPNERYVELEAFVQPILEELWQEQEKTGKLASASEIIWKLGEKINDERSICFWAWKNKIRIFCPALTDGAIGANIYIFKSRRPKFVLDIAEDTKLLNDTTAGPGKIGVIILGAGIIKHSILQANIFRNGADYAVYINNAQEFDGSDAGAMPDEAVSWGKLISDSSSIKVFGDATILFPILVAETFAKSW; this comes from the coding sequence ATGGCAAAAACAATCGATATTGAAGACCGGGCAAGCACAAAAAAGCTCGTGAAAAGCGAATCAGTCAAAGGAAGCCCGATTTGCGGATATGATTTCAACAAAGGCGTTGATTATGCAGATATTATCAAAAGCTTCTCAACTACCGGATACCAGGCATCTCATTTTTCAGAGGCAATAAAGCTTGTAAACAAGATGATTGATGAGAAAGCAACAATATTTCTGGGATACACGTCCAATATGGCAAGCTCAGGGCTGCGGGATATTTTTCGCTATTTAATTCAGCACAAAAAGGTCGATGTTGTCGTCACAACTGCCGGAGGCATAGAAGAAGACATCATGAAATGCTTCGGCGATTTTATCCTGGGCGATTTTCGGGCTTCTGGAAGCGCATTACATAAAAAGGGAATCAACAGAATCGGCAATATTTTTGTGCCGAATGAGCGCTATGTGGAGCTTGAGGCGTTTGTCCAGCCGATTCTTGAAGAGCTGTGGCAGGAGCAGGAAAAGACCGGCAAGCTTGCGAGCGCATCAGAAATTATATGGAAACTGGGTGAGAAAATCAATGACGAGCGAAGCATATGCTTCTGGGCGTGGAAAAACAAGATAAGGATATTCTGCCCGGCATTGACAGATGGAGCGATAGGGGCGAACATCTATATCTTCAAATCAAGGCGCCCGAAGTTTGTCCTTGACATCGCAGAAGACACGAAACTCTTAAATGACACAACAGCTGGACCTGGGAAAATAGGGGTCATAATACTTGGCGCAGGAATCATAAAGCACTCCATACTTCAGGCAAATATATTCAGGAACGGCGCGGATTATGCGGTTTATATCAATAACGCGCAGGAATTCGACGGCAGCGACGCAGGTGCAATGCCGGATGAGGCTGTCTCCTGGGGAAAACTGATATCGGATTCAAGCAGCATCAAGGTATTCGGCGATGCGACGATTTTGTTTCCGATTCTGGTTGCCGAGACGTTTGCGAAATCATGGTGA